The following are encoded in a window of Brettanomyces bruxellensis chromosome 9, complete sequence genomic DNA:
- a CDS encoding uncharacterized protein (SECRETED:SignalP(1-19)), with product MIQSFLIAFLGLLSTISSASVPYTSRHEPGYCALYGIGGKETFIDIPEPNNVPAQKLTASEIDEIVGICGDSWKNVDTTCCDIEQIHQLKQNLDKVRPLISSCPACQENFFQLFCHFTCSQNQSTFVNVTKVGTSLTGNYIVDELDFYIDDEEFSPTFYDSCKSIKFGATNGYAMDLIGGGARNYTEFLKFLGDKKPMLGGSPFQINFKYKSNSGMKPLKVSSHRCDDKDPKFRCSCSDCSKVCPELSPLKRDRRCTIEGLPCLSFTVLICYFGVAVFYVFIFLLVNKRNDELFKLFQRGAPLLTEDSSSLEDENQDRNACHDIDNSLEVDPKFGIKTYSINDNLEQVFYKLGFTCSNHPCIIVGLSILIAAILSAFMLTLEIETDPVNLWVSPKAAAFKQKQIFDSEFGPFYRTEQLFVSNATKESIFQNYEFIQWWFSKEKEIQEIAVRTSSDSEVKYSDLCLKPTGSACVLESFTQYFQGDIRFLPKTSWKQKIQSCAVSPVNCLPPFQQPLSSSLLFGTNESNAVLDAPAFVITLVSNNDADPNSDYIRSAAAWEKQFERYVSTTLIPEARKWNVNISYSSEISVQMELNKSSNTDARIIILSYLAMFAYISLSLGGSGVGKFLGGDKNSTGIHDFLKQVLLKTRFGLGLSGIFIVLLSVMSSVGICSMFHLKSTLIIAEVIPFLVLAIGVDNIFLIYNELCEVDCSTKGLNLSVERRVAQTLSNVGPSILLSASCELCCFILASFVDMPAVRNFAIYSSLAILINTILQLTAFISILTLDQKRIEDNRLDLFPFVKIGQGPDNALETSSLMEPSDQQNSEESSNKGRSTGGVLQTLLSKYLAPAIFHNSHPKAILAFFFTWFTASLCILPSIKLGLDQRLAMPQDSHLVEYFDDMYKYLNVGPPIYWVVDGVNASSRDGQRSLCGRFTTCNSTSLVNILQQEYKRSNESTIAQPVASWVDDFLLWLNPDLASCCRIKKSTSGGGFAEHDGKDFCQPWQSSRQCQTCFKDHEWKFDMSGFPEGNEFNTYLAEWIQSPSDMCALGGKAPYSSSLSFKNGNVFRSTFRNSHNQLHSQDDFINAYHHSLRITKEIKEEQPNLDVFAYSPFYIFFVQYETIVSLSVRLIAVGLAVVFSLSSFLLGCPKNGMILTVSALFILVDVAASMAIFNVSLNAVSLVNLMICLGLAVEFSVHMIRYFNFCTKTIIHKNDHNILRGTTARAYSSLCFIGGATLSGITLTKLIGISVLGFTRSKIFQVYYFRMWLSLIIISSLHALIFLPAVLGLFGSGDAFRSSKLSVRNNIEIRE from the coding sequence ATGATTCAAAGTTTCTTAATTGCGTTTTTAGGACTGTTAAGCACGATTAGTTCTGCTTCCGTACCCTACACTTCGAGACACGAACCTGGCTACTGTGCCTTGTATGGCATAGGGGGCAAAGAAACATTCATAGATATTCCGGAACCTAACAATGTACCAGCTCAAAAACTTACTGCGTCGGAGATCGATGAAATTGTGGGTATATGCGGTGATTCGTGGAAAAATGTCGACACAACTTGCTGTGACATAGAACAAATTCATCAACTTAAACAAAATCTAGACAAAGTACGACCTTTAATCTCATCATGCCCAGCATGCCAGGAGAACTTTTTCCAGCTGTTTTGCCATTTTACTTGTTCACAAAATCAATCAACCTTTGTTAACGTTACAAAAGTAGGAACTTCGTTAACAGGCAATTATATTGTTGACGAACTTGATTTTTATATAGACGATGAAGAATTTTCTCCAACGTTCTATGATTCCTGCAAAAGTATCAAATTTGGTGCTACAAATGGTTATGCCATGGATTTAATTGGAGGTGGGGCCAGAAATTATACGGAGTTTTTAAAGTTTTTAGGCGATAAGAAGCCAATGCTTGGAGGTTCTCCTTTTCAGATTAACTTCAAatataaatcaaattctGGCATGAAACCTTTGAAAGTATCGTCGCATCGCTGCGATGACAAAGATCCAAAATTTCGATGTTCATGTTCTGACTGTTCCAAAGTTTGTCCTGAATTATCACCTTTGAAGAGAGATCGGCGGTGCACGATTGAGGGCTTACCATGTCTTTCTTTCACCGTATTAATATGCTACTTTGGTGTTGCAGTTTTCTatgttttcatctttttattGGTCAACAAACGGAATGATGAGTTGTTTAAGTTATTTCAAAGGGGTGCACCCCTGCTAACTGAAGACAGTTCTTCActagaagatgaaaatcaAGACCGAAATGCTTGTCACGATATCGATAACTCGCTGGAAGTAGACCCAAAATTTGGCATCAAAACATATAGCATTAATGATAACCTTGAACAAGTTTTTTATAAACTTGGGTTTACTTGCTCTAATCATCCTTGTATTATTGTTGGACTTTCTATATTAATTGCAGCAATATTAAGTGCATTTATGTTAACTCTTGAAATTGAGACAGATCCGGTTAATTTATGGGTTAGCCCAAAGGCCGCAGCTTTTAAACAAAAACAGATATTTGATTCGGAATTTGGCCCTTTTTACAGAACGGAGCAGCTTTTTGTTTCGAATGCCACTAAAGAgagcatttttcaaaattatgAATTCATCCAATGGTGGTTTTccaaggaaaaggaaatacaAGAAATAGCCGTGAGAACTAGTTCTGACTCTGAGGTTAAATATTCGGACCTTTGTCTAAAGCCTACAGGAAGTGCGTGCGTTTTAGAATCATTTACACAATATTTTCAGGGCGACATTCGATTTTTACCTAAAACGTCGtggaagcaaaaaatacaatCATGTGCAGTATCACCAGTTAATTGTCTCCCGCCTTTCCAGCAACCTCTttcgtcgtcccttcttTTTGGTACTAATGAGAGCAATGCGGTTCTAGATGCACCGGCGTTTGTTATTACCTTAGTATCTAATAATGACGCCGACCCAAACAGTGATTATATCCGGTCGGCAGCTGCATGGGAAAAACAGTTTGAAAGATACGTTTCTACAACACTCATTCCGGAAGCACGGAAATGGAATGTGAACATTTCATATAGTTCTGAAATTTCGGTCCAAATGGaattaaataaatctaGCAACACGGATGCACGCATAattattctttcttatcttgcTATGTTTGCTTATATATCACTTTCCCTTGGTGGATCCGGGGTTGGGAAATTTCTCGGAGGGGATAAGAATTCTACGGGCATACACGATTTCCTAAAACAAGTACTACTAAAAACCAGGTTTGGTTTAGGGCTCTCTGGAATTTTCATTGTTCTCTTATCGGTTATGTCATCAGTAGGAATCTGCAGTATGTTTCATCTTAAATCTACGTTGATTATCGCTGAGGTGATACCATTCCTAGTCCTAGCAATTGGCGTCGATAACATCTTTCTTATTTACAACGAACTTTGCGAGGTAGACTGTTCCACCAAAGGCTTGAATTTATCAGTGGAAAGACGCGTGGCTCAAACATTGTCAAATGTTGGACCTAGCATTTTACTTAGTGCATCTTGTGAATTGTGTTGTTTTATACTAGCAAGCTTTGTTGATATGCCAGCAGTTCGAAATTTTGCAATATATTCCTCATTGGCTATTTTAATTAACACCATCCTTCAGTTGACTGCCTTTATTTCAATTCTGACTTTAGACCAAAAACGGATTGAAGATAATCGCTTGGActtatttccttttgtaAAAATTGGCCAAGGCCCTGACAATGCCCTCGAAACAAGTTCCTTGATGGAGCCTAGTGATCAGCAAAACTCAGAAGAGTCATCTAATAAGGGTCGGTCGACGGGAGGTGTTCTTCAAACATTGCTTTCCAAGTATTTGGCTCCAGCAATTTTTCATAATTCTCATCCTAAAGCTATCctagcatttttttttacatgGTTTACAGCTTCTTTATGCATTCTTCCGAGTATAAAACTTGGGCTAGATCAAAGATTAGCAATGCCTCAAGATTCACATTTGgttgaatattttgatgatatGTACAAATATCTCAATGTTGGACCTCCAATATATTGGGTTGTTGATGGGGTTAATGCAAGCTCTAGAGATGGTCAAAGAAGCCTTTGTGGACGATTTACAACGTGTAATTCAACGTCGCTTGTTAATATTTTGCAACAGGAGTATAAACGAAGCAATGAGAGTACAATTGCACAGCCGGTTGCTAGTTGGGTTgatgattttcttttgtggCTTAATCCAGACTTAGCATCATGCTGTCggataaaaaaatcgaCTAGCGGAGGTGGCTTTGCAGAGCATGATGGTAAAGACTTCTGTCAGCCGTGGCAATCATCTCGTCAGTGTCAAACATGCTTCAAAGATCATGAGTGGAAATTTGATATGAGTGGTTTTCCAGAAGGTAATGAGTTTAATACTTATCTGGCGGAATGGATACAATCTCCATCTGATATGTGTGCTCTAGGAGGTAAAGCTCCTTACTCTAGTTCTCTATCTTTTAAGAATGGAAATGTTTTTCGTTCTACATTCAGAAATTCACACAATCAATTACATTCGCAAGATGACTTTATTAATGCTTATCATCATTCACTTAGAATCACAAAAGAGATCAAAGAGGAACAGCCCAATCTTGATGTGTTTGCATATTCCccattttatattttctttgttcaGTATGAAACAATTGTTTCACTTTCTGTGCGACTCATAGCTGTGGGACTTGCAGTTGTCTTTAGTCTCTCCAGCTTTTTATTAGGATGTCCAAAGAACGGTATGATATTGACTGTCTCTGCCCTATTTATACTTGTTGATGTTGCTGCATCCATGGCCATTTTTAATGTTTCCCTCAATGCGGTTTCTTTAGTGAACTTGATGATTTGTCTTGGTTTGGCTGTGGAATTTTCTGTCCACATGATAAGATATTTCAACTTTTGCACTAAGACGATTATTCATAAAAATGATCATAACATTTTAAGAGGAACCACGGCAAGAGCGTATTCATCTCTTTGCTTTATTGGTGGCGCCACTTTAAGTGGCATCACACTGACGAAATTGATTGGCATTTCGGTTCTTGGATTTACGAGAtctaaaatatttcagGTATACTATTTTAGGATGTGGCTTTCcctaataataatatcatctTTACATGctttgatatttcttccagCAGTACTCGGACTATTTGGTTCTGGAGATGCGTTCAGAAGCTCCAAACTCTCTGTTAGGAACAATATCGAAATTCGGGAATGA
- the PGM2 gene encoding Phosphoglucomutase-2 — protein MEFTITKVDTVPYEDQKPGTSGLRKRTKVFQEKNYTENFLQSIFSAMPGGPSGKTLVVGGDGRYYNDHFLNLIAKIGAANGIKKLVIGHNGLLSTPATSHLIRLYNEQGKTVDGGIILTASHNPGGSDKDCGIKYNLSNGGPAPEPVTNKIWEISKKLSSYSIIKNLPDLDLSNVGTKLYGSLVVEVVDSTAEYVKMLKQIFDFDLIKRFIKERLPKGFTFVFDGLNGVTGIYGKAIFVDELGLPDTWIQNCVPLPDFGGKHPDPNLTYARSLVDRVDQDNISFGCASDGDGDRNMIYGANAFVSPGDSVAIIAEHAADCIPYFKKTGIRGLARSMPTSGAIDLVAEDKHLNFYEVPTGWKFFCALFDAKKLSICGEESFGTGSDHIREKDGLWAIMAWWNLLAYFSETNPDVEPTIANVQHAFWKKYGRTFFTRYDFEGLSKEAGESVMNALGSKISDSGFIGSSIGSAKVTNASDFSYTDLDGSVSDHQGLVVKLDSGARFVLRLSGTGSAGATIRLYLEKHAADTSDAVLDTPTAKYLGKTMREVLQFLQLKKLINTETPTVIT, from the coding sequence ATGGAATTTACAATTACAAAAGTTGACACAGTCCCATACGAAGATCAGAAGCCTGGAACTTCGGGTCTTCGGAAACGTACCAAAGTTTTTCAGGAAAAGAATTACACTGAGAACTTTCTCCagtctattttttctgcaaTGCCTGGCGGGCCATCTGGAAAGACCCTTGTTGTTGGAGGTGATGGACGATATTATAACGATCATTTTCTCAACTTGATTGCGAAGATAGGTGCAGCTAATGGTATTAAGAAGTTGGTCATCGGTCACAATGGTTTGTTGTCCACACCTGCAACGTCACATTTGATTCGTTTGTACAATGAGCAAGGTAAGACTGTTGATGGAGGTATTATTCTTACTGCTTCCCATAATCCAGGTGGATCCGATAAGGATTGCGGTATTAAATACAATCTATCTAATGGTGGCCCAGCACCTGAGCCTGTGACAAATAAGATTTGGGAGATTTCCAAGAAACTTTCCTCATATAGtatcatcaaaaatttgCCCGATCTTGATCTGTCCAATGTCGGCACGAAGTTGTATGGCTCGTTGGTGGTTGAAGTTGTTGATTCGACAGCCGAATACGTCAAGATGTTAAAGCAgatatttgattttgatttgaTTAAGCGTTTTATAAAAGAACGTCTACCGAAGGGCTTTACGTTTGTGTTTGACGGTCTTAATGGTGTTACGGGTATCTATGGAAAAGCAATTTTCGTTGATGAGCTAGGCTTGCCTGATACATGGATCCAAAATTGTGTTCCATTACCTGATTTTGGCGGAAAGCATCCGGATCCAAACTTGACTTATGCTCGTTCGCTTGTTGATCGTGTGGACCAAGATAATATCTCTTTTGGTTGTGCATCCGATGGTGATGGAGACAGAAATATGATTTATGGCGCCAATGCATTTGTTTCGCCTGGTGATTCCGTTGCTATTATCGCAGAGCATGCTGCTGACTGCATTCCATACTTTAAGAAGACTGGTATTAGGGGCTTAGCTAGATCAATGCCAACTTCCGGTGCGATTGATCTTGTTGCTGAGGACAAGCACTTAAACTTTTATGAAGTTCCGACTGGATGGAAGTTTTTCTGTGCACTATTTGATGCAAAGAAGTTGTCTATCTGTGGAGAAGAGTCTTTTGGTACTGGATCAGATCATATCAGAGAGAAAGATGGTTTGTGGGCAATAATGGCATGGTGGAATCTTTTAGCATACTTCTCGGAAACAAATCCTGATGTCGAACCAACTATTGCTAACGTTCAGCATGCTTTCTGGAAGAAATATGGAAGAACGTTTTTTACCAGATACGACTTTGAAGGACTTTCGAAGGAGGCCGGGGAAAGTGTCATGAATGCTCTCGGCTCTAAAATTTCTGATTCTGGATTCATTGGAAGTTCGATAGGATCGGCTAAAGTTACAAATGCATCGGACTTTTCTTACACCGATCTTGATGGTTCTGTCTCGGACCATCAAGGTCTTGTTGTCAAGCTTGACTCTGGTGCACGTTTTGTTCTCAGATTATCTGGAACAGGATCAGCCGGTGCAACTATTAGACTCTACTTAGAAAAGCATGCAGCTGATACTTCAGATGCTGTCTTGGATACCCCGACCGCAAAATATCTTGGAAAGACAATGCGGGAAGTTTTGCAGTTTTTGCAACTCAAAAAGTTGATCAACACAGAAACCCCAACAGTGATCACTTGA